A window of the Cannabis sativa cultivar Pink pepper isolate KNU-18-1 chromosome X, ASM2916894v1, whole genome shotgun sequence genome harbors these coding sequences:
- the LOC115702402 gene encoding serine/threonine-protein kinase STY13-like, with amino-acid sequence MDSRKLPNPVVDCYGTDSQSIMSLASIVTRVEESFTDDNNNKFVRADTINLRTFGVELEKMKYNVSWSKELKFHKKEEWGIELFKLKLIREIAKGTYGIVYKGVYDGQDVAVKILDWGEGGMTCRTASLRASFQQEVSVWHKLDHPNVTKFIGASMGISKLEVPSTNSLNGCQVSYISNACCVLAEYLPGGTLKNYLFKNRRTKLAFKIVIQLALDMARGLSYLHSKSIIHRDLKAENMLLDTHRILKIADFGVARVEAQNLNDMTGETGTLGYMAPEVIGGKPYNRKCDVYSFGICLWEIYCCDMAYPNMNFAEMSSAIVLQNQRPKIPRCCPKSYARIMKKCWDANPEKRPDMADVVKLLEAIDTSKGGGMIPEDQAPGCFYFGTPRGP; translated from the exons ATGGATTCAAGAAAGCTTCCTAACCCTGTGGTTGATTGTTATGGTACTGATAGCCAATCTATAATGTCTTTGGCTTCAATAGTGACAAGGGTAGAGGAAAGTTTTacagatgataataataataagtttgttcGAGCCGATACAATTAATCTTAGAACGTTTGGTGTGGAGTTAGAGAAGATGAAATATAATGTATCTTGGTCGAAGGAACTTAAATTCCACAAGAAAGAAGAGTGGGGGATCGAATTGTTTAAATTGAAATTAATACGTGAGATTGCTAAAGGGACTTATGGCATTGTTTACAAAGGTGTCTACGATGGCCAAGATGTTGCAG TGAAGATACTGGATTGGGGAGAAGGAGGTATGACCTGCAGAACTGCTTCTCTTAGGGCCTCTTTTCAACAAGAGGTGTCTGTTTGGCATAAGCTTGACCATCCTAACGTTACAAAg TTCATAGGAGCTTCAATGGGAATTTCGAAGCTCGAAGTTCCTTCTACCAACTCCCTCAATGGCTGTCAAGTTTCATATATTTCCAATGCTTGTTGTGTTCTTGCTGAGTACCTTCCTGGTGGTACACTAAAAAACTATTTATTCAAGAATAGGAGAACAAAACTCGCCTTTAAGATCGTCATTCAACTTGCTTTGGATATGGCTAGAGG TCTGAGTTACCTTCATTCAAAAAGTATCATACACCGCGATTTAAAAGCTGAAAATATGTTGTTAGACACTCATAGAATTCTTAAAATTGCTGATTTTGGTGTTGCTCGAGTTGAAGCTCAGAATCTTAATGATATGACTGGAGAAACTGGTACACTTGGCTACATGGCACCAGAG GTTATTGGTGGCAAACCATACAACAGAAAGTGTGATGTTTATAGTTTTGGTATATGCTTATGGGAAATCTACTGTTGTGATATGGcttatcctaatatgaattttgcTGAGATGTCATCTGCAATAGTTTTACAG AATCAGCGACCTAAAATCCCAAGATGCTGTCCGAAATCTTATGCAAGGATCATGAAAAAATGTTGGGATGCAAATCCAGAGAAACGTCCTGACATGGCTGATGTAGTTAAGCTACTAGAAGCAATTGATACAAGCAAAGGTGGTGGCATGATACCTGAAGACCAAGCTCCCGGTTGTTTCTATTTTGGCACTCCTCGCGGCCCgtga
- the LOC115704012 gene encoding methylcrotonoyl-CoA carboxylase subunit alpha, mitochondrial, translated as MAFVAAVLRRRLPGKLFRVHVIRVRSFSDSASASNRIEKILVANRGEIACRIMRTAKRLGIRTVAVYSDADRHSLHVKSADEAVRIGPPPARLSYLSASSILEAATRTGAQAIHPGYGFLSESADFAQLCESKGLIFIGPPASAIREMGDKSASKRIMGAAGVPLVPGYHGNEQDVDMMKLEADKIGYPVLIKPTHGGGGKGMRIVQSPDEFVESFLGAQREAAASFGVNTILLEKYITQPRHIEVQIFGDKNGNVLHLYERDCSVQRRHQKIIEEAPAPNITDEFRFHLGQAAVSAAKAVGYHNAGTVEFIVDTTSGQFYFMEMNTRLQVEHPVTEMIVGQDLVEWQIRVANGEPLPISQSEVPLSGHAFEARIYAENVPKGFLPATGVLHHYHHVPVTSTVRVETGVQEGDTVSMHYDPMIAKLVVWGENRAAALVKLKDCLSKFQVAGLPTNINFLQKLANHWAFEEGKVETHFIEHYKDDLFINSSDSVLEKQAYDAARFGATLVAACIVEKEHSTLKENLTGGNGLLSIWYSSPPYRINHCASSTMELEWENEYDISSSRLLTLSLTCKPDGRYLIETKGNSNPGVEIKAGKLSKHEFRVEVDGVIMDVQLAVYTKDQTKHIHIWHGSHHHHFKQKLGLELSDEDESQHKTNFETSSHPQGTAVAPMAGLVVKVLVKDGTKVEGGQPILVLEAMKMEHVVKAPLTGYVHGLQVTAGQQVSDGSALFRIKEEQQQST; from the exons ATGGCCTTCGTGGCCGCTGTACTCCGGCGAAGGCTTCCCGGAAAACTGTTTCGTGTTCATGTTATCAGAGTAAGATCGTTTTCGGATTCTGCTTCCGCTTCGAATCGCATAGAGAAGATTCTGGTTGCGAACAGGGGTGAAATAGCATGCAGGATCATGAGGACCGCCAAGCGCCTAGGGATCCGAACTGTAGCCGTTTACAGCGATGCCGATCGCCACTCTCTCCACGTAAAATCAGCCGACGAGGCAGTCCGAATCGGTCCGCCTCCGGCTCGATTGAGTTACCTCAGTGCCTCGTCGATTCTTGAAGCCGCGACTCGTACAGGCGCGCAG GCTATTCACCCAGGTTATGGTTTTCTATCGGAAAGTGCTGATTTTGCTCAACTCTGTGAGTCCAAAGGTCTGATATTTATAGGGCCTCCTGCCTCTGCCATTCGGGAAATGGGTGATAAAAG TGCGTCGAAGAGAATAATGGGTGCAGCTGGGGTGCCCCTTGTGCCTGGATACCACGGTAATGAACAAGATGTTGATATGATGAAACTAGAAGCAGACAAGATAGGGTATCCAGTTTTGATAAAACCCACTCATGGGGGTGGAGGAAAG GGTATGAGGATCGTGCAGAGTCCAGATGAATTTGTTGAATCCTTCCTGGGAGCACAACGTGAGGCTGCTGCTTCATTTGGTGTAAACACAATATTGCTGGAGAAATATATAACGCAGCCAAGGCACATAGAAGTCCAG ATTTTTGGGGACAAAAATGGGAACGTTCTACATTTGTATGAGAGGGATTGCAGTGTGCAGAGAAGACACCAGAAAATAATTGAAGAAGCCCCAGCT CCAAATATCACTGATGAATTTCGGTTCCACTTGGGTCAAGCTGCTGTATCTGCTGCAAAG GCAGTTGGTTATCACAATGCTGGCACTGTGGAGTTTATAGTTGATACTACTTCAGGGCAATTTTATTTCATGGAGATGAACACACGTCTTCAG GTTGAGCATCCTGTGACTGAGATGATTGTTGGTCAAGATTTGGTAGAGTGGCAAATTCGTGTAGCAAATGGAGAACCTCTCCCAATTAGTCAGTCTGAGGTTCCGTTGTCAG GTCATGCCTTTGAAGCCAGAATATATGCTGAAAATGTACCAAAAGGATTTCTTCCTGCAACTGGAGTTCTTCATCACTATCATCATGTTCCAGTCACATCAACAG TTCGAGTTGAAACAGGAGTTCAAGAAGGTGACACTGTTAGTATGCATTATGATCCAATGATTGCTAAGCTTGTAGTATGGGGAGAAAACAGAGCAGCTGCGTTGGTTAaattaaaagattgtttatcaAAGTTTCAG GTTGCAGGCTTACCAACTAACATTAATTTTCTTCAAAAACTTGCCAATCATTGGGCATTTGAAGAAGGAAAAGTAGAAACCCATTTTATTGAACACTACAAAGATGACCTCTTCATTAATTCCAGTGATTCAGTTTTAGAAAAACAAGCATATGATGCTGCAAGATTTGGTGCAACTTTGGTAGCTGCATGTATAGTTGAGAAGGAGCACTCTACACTTAAAGAAAATCTTACTg GGGGAAATGGTTTACTCTCTATATGGTACTCTTCTCCACCTTACAGAATCAATCATTGTGCAAGTAGTACAATGGAGCTTGAGTGGGAAAATGAGTATGATATCAGCAGCTCAAGGTTATTGACACTTTCACTTACTTGTAAACCAGATGGAAGGTATCTGATTGAG ACAAAAGGAAACAGTAATCCTGGTGTGGAAATCAAAGCAGGAAAACTGAGTAAACATGAATTCAGAGTTGAAGTTGATGGTGTAATCATGGATGTTCAGTTAGCAGTTTACACAAAG GACCAGACCAAGCATATTCATATATGGCACGGTTCACATCATCATCATTTCAAACAGAAACTGGGCCTTGAATTGTCTGACGAAGATGAATCTCAACATAAGACCAACTTTGAAACATCGTCTCATCCACAAGGAACTGCTGTGGCACCCATGGCTGGTTTGGTGGTTAAGGTGCTTGTAAAGGATGGGACAAAAGTAGAGGGAGGGCAGCCAATATTAGTGTTAGAGGCAATGAAGATGGAG CATGTTGTAAAGGCACCTTTAACTGGGTACGTCCATGGGCTTCAAGTAACAGCTGGGCAGCAGGTTTCTGATGGCAGTGCTCTCTTTAGAATCAAG GAGGAGCAGCAGCAGAGCACTTGA